The DNA sequence CCGGCCACCCTGGTGACGGTGGCGCGGTCCATGGGCGCGCGCCCCTGGACCGTGTTCCGCAAGGTCATGTTGCCCGCGATGGCGTCCACCATGGTGGGTGGCCTGCGCGCCGGCCTGGCGCTCTCGGTGGTGGGCGTGCTGGTGGGCGAGATCCTGGGCTCGCGGGCCGGCGTGGGCTACGTCATCAACTACGCCTACGGGCTCATGATGACGCGCGAGTACGCGGTGCTGGCACTGATCGCGGCCGCGGCCATCCTGGCGGTGGACACGGTGGGCGCGCTGGTCGAGGCGCGGGTGAAGCGATGGGCCGGCTAATCAACCCGGAGGGGGGCTCGCGCCCCCCTTCCGGACCTCCCCCCGAAGACAAGGTTGCGCCGGCGAAGCCGGCGCTCGAAGCGGCCAGTCCGTCGCGCTACGGCCGCTTCTTCGATAGTCGGGTCGGCGTGCTGGGCGCGCAGGCCGCGTCGATCGCGGCGGTGGTGGTGGCCTGGCACGTGGCGGTGCGCACCGGCGTGGCCGACCCGCTGTTCGTCCCGGCGCCGGGCGCGGTCGCCGGCGCGCTCGGGACGACCGCGAGCGAGGCACTGCCCCGCCTCGGCGACACGCTCGCCAAGGCCTTCCTCGGCTACGCGCTCGCGGTGAGCCTGGGGGTGGCGGGCGGGCTCCTGATCGGCTCGCGCCGGCTCGTGCACGCGGTGGCCATGCCCTATGTCGTCGCGGCCTACGGCGTGCCGAAGATCCTGGTGCTGCCGTGGATCGCGCTGATCTTCGGGCTCGGCACCGGCACCGCCGTCATCACCGCCACCCTCTTTGCGGTCTTCCCGATCCTGCTCATGGTGGCCGCTGGCACCCGCGACGTGGACCCGACGCTGATCACCGCCGCCGTCTCGATGGGCGCCACGCGCGGGCAGGTGAGCCGAAAGGTCCTCTTGCCGGCGGTGCTGCCCTCGGTGCTGGCCGGCATGCGTATCGGGGTGGTCTTCGCGATGCTCGGGGTGCTGCTGGCCGAGATGTTCGCGGGCACCCGCGGGATGGGCTTCCTCATGCAGCGCATGGCCATGGCGTTCAAGGCGTCGGAGCTCTTCGCGGCCACCGCGGTCGTGTCGATCCTGTCCATCGTCGTGGTACTGTCTCTCGAGCATCTCAACCAGCGCCTCTCTCGCTGGCGCTGACTCCAGGAGGCCCGTCAATGACGACGACCCGTCGCAGCTTCCTCAAGACGATCGCGGGCACCACCGCGGCGGCCGGGATCGGGACGTGGCGGCCGCGCTCGGCCCGGGCCGCAACCGCCGTGAAGGTCGGCTGCGTGGTCCTCGGCGACATGGGCATCAACGCGCCGACGATGATCGCCCTCGAGAAGGGGTACTTCAAGCACAACGACCTCGACGCCGAGATGATCCCGTTCAAGGGCGGGCCCGACCTGCTCAAGGGCGTGCTGGCCGGCGGCGCCGACATCGGGCTCACCGGCGCCACCGACCCGCTGGTATTCCGCGAGCGCGGCACCGGGATCCGCGCCATCGCCACCATCCTCGAGAAGAACCACTTCACGCTGACCGTCTCGCCGAAGATCAAGAAGGTCGAGGATCTCAAGGGCGGCTCCATCGGCGTGACCGTGGTGGGCTCCACCACCTGGGTGTTCGCGCGCATGCTCGCCAAGAAGATGGGCTGGGAGCCCGAGAAGGACATCAAGATCGTGGGCGTGGGCGGCATCGACGCGCAGGCCGCCGCGCTCAAGCGCGGGGAGACCCAGGGCTGCATCTTCGGCGACGCGGGCTCGGTGCTGGAGTACCAGGGCGTGGGGCACATCATCATGCGCCTGGACGAGGTGACCCCGAAGTGGATCAGCCTGATCGCCTATTCGACGGACGAGCTGATCAGGACCAAGAAGGACACGCTGCAGCGGACGTTGAAGTCGATCTTCCAGGGCCAGAAGTTCTTCCGCGAGAACCCCGAGGAGACCATCCGCATCGCGTCCAAGGGCATCGGCTGGCCCGAGCCCGCCACCCGCCGTGCCTACGACCTGGTCAAGCCACTCCTGTCGGTCGACGGCCGCATGGATCTCGAGGCGATGAAGGTCATGCAGGACACCCTGCTGGAGCTGAACGTGCTCAAGCAGCGCCTGCCGCTCGATCAGCACTACACGACCGAGTTCGTGCCGGTAAAGATCTAGAGCAGGCGGCTGAAAAGGACCCATCTGCGGGAGTGCGCCGCCCTCGGTCGGAGCGCTCGACGTACAGAGAGTACGCCTCGCGCCCGACCTTCGGGCGGCGCCTCGCATCTGGGCCCTTTTGAGCCGCTTGCAGGGGTTGGGCGCCTGCCGGCTTCCTGGGCGGGTGGGAGATAATGGCGGCATGACTCGCCATCAGGTCGTGTTGATTCCGGGTGATGGGATCGGTCCCGAGGTGACCGCGGCGGTGCAGCGCGTGCTGAAGGCGGTCGAGGCGCCGATCGAGTGGGTGGAGCACGTTGCAGGGCTGTCCGCCATCGAGCGCGGCCGGGACGCGCTGCCGACCGAGACGCTCGATGCCATCCGCACCCACGCGGTCGCGCTGAAGGGGCCGTGCACCACCCCGATCGGCGAGGGGTTCGTCTCCATCAAC is a window from the Candidatus Methylomirabilota bacterium genome containing:
- a CDS encoding ABC transporter permease subunit; translation: YPSLMLFFGLGPASKIAFGVLLGFFPIVLSVLAGIRQVPATLVTVARSMGARPWTVFRKVMLPAMASTMVGGLRAGLALSVVGVLVGEILGSRAGVGYVINYAYGLMMTREYAVLALIAAAAILAVDTVGALVEARVKRWAG
- a CDS encoding ABC transporter permease subunit, whose protein sequence is MLGAQAASIAAVVVAWHVAVRTGVADPLFVPAPGAVAGALGTTASEALPRLGDTLAKAFLGYALAVSLGVAGGLLIGSRRLVHAVAMPYVVAAYGVPKILVLPWIALIFGLGTGTAVITATLFAVFPILLMVAAGTRDVDPTLITAAVSMGATRGQVSRKVLLPAVLPSVLAGMRIGVVFAMLGVLLAEMFAGTRGMGFLMQRMAMAFKASELFAATAVVSILSIVVVLSLEHLNQRLSRWR
- a CDS encoding ABC transporter substrate-binding protein: MTTTRRSFLKTIAGTTAAAGIGTWRPRSARAATAVKVGCVVLGDMGINAPTMIALEKGYFKHNDLDAEMIPFKGGPDLLKGVLAGGADIGLTGATDPLVFRERGTGIRAIATILEKNHFTLTVSPKIKKVEDLKGGSIGVTVVGSTTWVFARMLAKKMGWEPEKDIKIVGVGGIDAQAAALKRGETQGCIFGDAGSVLEYQGVGHIIMRLDEVTPKWISLIAYSTDELIRTKKDTLQRTLKSIFQGQKFFRENPEETIRIASKGIGWPEPATRRAYDLVKPLLSVDGRMDLEAMKVMQDTLLELNVLKQRLPLDQHYTTEFVPVKI
- a CDS encoding isocitrate/isopropylmalate family dehydrogenase — its product is MTRHQVVLIPGDGIGPEVTAAVQRVLKAVEAPIEWVEHVAGLSAIERGRDALPTETLDAIRTHAVALKGPCTTPIGEGFVSINVRLRKELDLYAAVRPVRNLDGVPTRYQGVDLVIVRENTEGLYSGIEA